The following are encoded together in the Culex pipiens pallens isolate TS chromosome 1, TS_CPP_V2, whole genome shotgun sequence genome:
- the LOC120432249 gene encoding inositol polyphosphate-4-phosphatase type I A isoform X3, with amino-acid sequence MQAIGLAGYDVKRAQLKYLREQIDKKRGMIHDVDVDMLRLQTGKEIALNEVPLCESAISCDNLLCDGNGKPPNPSVVVQVTSTNRGASTRGWVKYGRTEVIERSSNPQFVCTITFRAGDGLNAASQIRFTAYDVREKVTQTAVPIGCAEVTLGAMLETPRLRIPLKTQNHQAGAGFITIASCVPDTDRKTLQRSPAKVGGGLEQQHQQTIGHRRSQSLPPKLGVKLFVPPPSKVALVFTKPSIHTYRLHSGLGGDISVQEIMLESQLCYIIPQQLLSIWISREKELLQEISGMGELGGEWRQRQMELLDKHLKLLKDYSQAKQFLAQQQQHGKTFKASCKKGDETLEFAPVNLHLQRMWAHNDTLKRAGILDVTTVGAFTRHSGKSKTGGLVKLLQQIKDAAAKDNGNSEKVAAANDAVQAIKQLRREIVEVMSQLLFLAKSKNPKGMLPLCNEMMTKTRSLLNIWEPALVEEAFAFIERHRIIDEQQALPVDGAGTSVPMSPFKKITQQLGALDLKSPELEDFATPMGPAPDLWPQVRTSKSGVLGAFGSSTKSKSPSSVDISTIATIQSTFNQMSNSKSKEYLMSCSLPAACYLPTEQPKESKAKKSTPTEVTPSGDLKFSETHFDVNGEVTSSTPVEMTPGSSAKSPEVEKAEEAIPEPSRSSLSDKQLLENKSELLSNVYDEKGYLIENTAIVLGHNGAFLDTKVMSSSPSANYYRPTEEPEPLDLTQLNIEASVMCLVSKVKFLCGRCGSPAVRLRTPKGGSVKRTPFGVVPPDVVTSQPMSLPCGEELEEGGEGCAAANLCNTLPKDLLPGPSGKPPLCSKDLNLALTQAVGEVTRKVKKGNKFTDGLDLSLTTDWALELRPSMKKLRQAMDGLLKTARLMHSVQRLQQDMKKTSTVLAVNYRRDVCFSQALTALVSALMAKLWGQNVTENYISLLCNLGQLAFFEGLLSLYGSETDMWGDMSVAIQDLATVTFTLVRSNIQRDSKATPIPRVSGTRQNLTVLLPIPESVFCHLPTKDTVSFKVTPVFFNIGINEKATLAETLGYTKEQHRSNWDNYDRLKQYHIKYKKVPFNFVNPSCSAALDTPTKTGVITTQQKEVLVPEHAVVGLLHEMEDQLRANSSKNYRILTLAEDVTRSMHGLRFTSCKSAKDRTSMAVTLEQCRVLQQEFHLSANIAQSVLDTMRSEGTRSDNTMKNIGLRKYAFNLPQVLSLPQVYRPPAGAYGKAQS; translated from the exons ATGCAGGCGATCGGGCTGGCCGGGTACGACGTGAAGCGGGCCCAGCTCAAGTACCTGCGGGAGCAAATCGACAAGAAGCGCGGCATGATTCACGACGTGGACGTGGACATGCTGAGGCTGCAAACCGGCAAGGAGATAG CGCTCAACGAGGTCCCGCTATGCGAGTCGGCCATCTCCTGTGACAACCTGCTGTGCGATGGCAACGGCAAACCGCCCAACCCGTCGGTCGTGGTCCAGGTAACGTCGACCAATCGGGGCGCCTCGACGCGAGGCTGGGTCAAGTACGGCCGCACCGAGGTCATCGAGCGCAGTTCAAACCCGCAGTTTGTGTGCACGATTACGTTCCGCGCCGGGGATGGCCTCAACGCCGCTTCCCAGATTCGCTTTACGGCGTACGATGTTCGAGAGAAGGTCACCCAGACGGCGGTCCCGATTGGGTGTGCGGAGGTTACTCTTGGGGCCATGCTGGAGACGCCCCGGTTGAGGATCCCGCTGAAGACGCAGAACCATCAGGCTGGGGCTGGATTTATTACGATTGCCAGCTGTGTGCCGGATACGGACCGGAAGACGCTGCAGCGGTCGCCGGCCAAGGTCGGAGGAGGGTtggagcagcagcaccagcaaacCATAGGTCATCGCCGGTCGCAGTCGTTGCCGCCGAAGCTGGGCGTGAAGCTGTTTGTGCCGCCACCGTCCAAGGTGGCGCTCGTGTTTACGAAGCCGAGC ATTCATACCTACCGACTTCACTCTGGCTTGGGCGGAGACATAAGCGTCCAGGAGATCATGCTGGAGAGTCAACTGTGTTATATCATCCCACAGCAGTTGCT CTCCATCTGGATCTCGCGCGAGAAAGAACTCCTCCAGGAAATCTCCGGCATGGGCGAACTGGGCGGCGAGTGGCGCCAGCGCCAAATGGAACTCCTCGACAAACATCTCAAGCTGCTCAAGGACTACTCCCAGGCCAAGCAGTTTCtcgcccagcagcagcagcacggcAAGACGTTCAAGGCAAGCTGCAAAAAGGGCGACGAAACGCTGGAGTTCGCTCCGGTAAATCTGCACCTGCAGCGTATGTGGGCCCACAACGATACGCTGAAGCGGGCGGGGATCCTGGACGTGACCACTGTGGGGGCTTTTACGCGCCATTCGGGCAAGTCCAAGACCGGAGGGTTGGTTAAGCTGCTGCAGCAGATTAAGGACGCGGCGGCGAAAGATAATGGG AACAGCGAAAAGGTGGCCGCGGCCAACGATGCCGTGCAGGCCATCAAGCAGTTGCGGCGGGAAATTGTTGAAGTCATGTCCCAGCTGCTGTTCCTGGCCAAATCCAAGAATCCCAAGGGGATGCTTCCACTGTGCAACGAAATGATGACCAAAACGCGATCTTTACTCAACATCTGGGAACCCGCCCTAGTGGAGGAGGCCTTTGCGTTCATCGAACGGCACCGAATCATCGATGAGCAGCAAGCACTGCCGGTGGACGGAGCCGGAACTTCCGTTCCGATGTCCCCTTTTAAGAAAATTACCCAGCAACTGGGAGCGCTGGACCTAAAGAGTCCCGAGTTGGAAGACTTTGCCACTCCGATGGGACCGGCTCCGGATCTGTGGCCCCAGGTCCGGACCAGCAAATCCGGCGTGCTGGGCGCATTCGGATCCAGCACAAAGAGCAAATCGCCTTCTTCCGTGGACATCAGCACGATCGCGACCATCCAGAGCACGTTCAACCAGATGAGCAACAGCAAGTCCAAGGAATATCTCATGTCCTGCTCACTTCCGGCCGCTTGCTACCTTCCGACGGAGCAGCCGAAGGAGTCTAAAGCGAAAAAGTCAACTCCGACGGAGGTTACCCCCTCTGGAGATCTCAAGTTCAGCGAAACGCACTTTGACGTCAACGGGGAAGTCACGTCGTCGACTCCGGTGGAAATGACGCCCGGATCTTCCGCGAAAAGTCCGGAAGTGGAAAAGGCAGAAGAGGCCATCCCGGAACCGTCCCGCTCGTCGCTCTCCGACAAGCAACTGCTGGAGAACAAGTCGGAACTGCTGTCGAACGTGTACGACGAGAAAGGTTACCTGATTGAGAACACCGCGATCGTGCTGGGTCACAACGGGGCGTTCCTGGACACCAAGGTGATGAGTTCGAGCCCGTCGGCAAACTACTACCGGCCGACGGAGGAACCGGAACCGCTGGATCTGACCCAGCTGAACATCGAGGCCAGCGTGATGTGTTTGGTGAGCAAGGTCAAGTTCTTGTGCGGACGGTGCGGAAGTCCGGCGGTGCGGTTGAGGACGCCGAAGGGAGGGTCCGTCAAGCGGACCCCTTTCGGGGTTGTTCCGCCGGATGTGGTCACCAGCCAGCCCATGTCGTTGCCCTGTGGGGAGGAGCTGGAAGAGGGTGGGGAGGGCTGCGCTGCCGCGAATCTCTGCAATACATTGCCTAAGGATCTGCttccgggaccgtctgggaaaCCTCCACTTTGTAGCAAGGATCTGAACTTGGCGTTGACGCAAGCGGTCGGGGAAGTTACGCGGAAGGTCAAGAAGGGTAACAAGTTCACCGACGGGTTGGATCTTTCATTGACGACGGACTGGGCGCTGGAGTTGAGGCCGTCGATGAAGAAGCTGCGGCAAGCGATGGATGGACTGTTGAAGACTGCGCGGTTGATGCACTCGGTTCAGCGATTGCAACAAGATATGAAGAAGACTTCAACGGTGCTGGCCGTCAACTACCGACGGGATGTCTGCTTCTCGCAGGCTTTGACGGCGCTGGTTTCAGCGCTTATGGCCAAGCTGTGGGGTCAGAACGTTACCGAGAACTACATTAGCTTGCTGTGCAACCTTGGACAGTTGGCATTCTTCGAAGGCTTGTTATCGCTGTACGGTAGTGAAACCGACATGTGGGGTGACATGAGCGTAGCGATCCAAGATCTTGCGACGGTGACCTTCACTCTGGTTCGTAGCAACATTCAGCGAGACTCGAAAGCTACTCCTATTCCACGAGTCAGCGGAACTCGACAAAACCTGACCGTCCTCCTCCCCATTCCGGAATCCGTATTCTGTCATCTTCCAACCAAGGACACCGTCAGCTTTAAAGTCACTCCAGTCTTCTTCAACATCGGCATCAACGAGAAAGCAACGCTGGCGGAAACGCTCGGCTACACCAAGGAACAGCACCGCTCCAACTGGGACAACTACGACCGACTGAAGCAATACCACATCAAGTACAAAAAAGTCCCCTTCAACTTCGTGAACCCGTCCTGCTCGGCCGCCCTCGACACCCCTACCAAGACCGGCGTCATCACAACCCAGCAAAAGGAGGTCCTCGTTCCGGAACACGCAGTCGTGGGTCTACTGCACGAGATGGAGGACCAACTTCGCGCCAACAGCTCCAAAAATTATCGCATCCTAACGCTTGCCGAGGACGTAACGCGCTCGATGCATGGCCTCCGCTTTACGTCGTGTAAAAGCGCCAAGGATCGAACGTCGATGGCGGTTACGCTGGAGCAGTGCCGGGTGCTGCAGCAGGAGTTCCACCTGTCGGCGAACATCGCCCAGAGCGTGCTGGATACGATGAGGAG CGAGGGAACCCGCTCTGACAACACGATGAAGAACATTGGGCTGCGCAAGTACGCGTTCAACCTGCCGCAGGTCCTTTCGCTTCCGCAGGTGTACAGACCGCCGGCTGGAGCGTACGGGAAGGCGCAGTCGTAA